A region of Desulfobacterales bacterium DNA encodes the following proteins:
- a CDS encoding inositol monophosphatase, producing MDIEAIQRTAIKAAFRSGKVLKSHFGALSEIRKKGNIDLVTKADIESEDIIVRTIRERFPEHYILAEERGLEMSSLSSCKWIIDPLDGTTNFAHNLPMHAVSIAFTMNDEVMVGVILNPQTGELFSAIKGKGAFLNNSPIHVSKSEYISESLLVTGFPYDFKDNINPILKRFETCLKASRGVRRLGSAALDLCFVACGRFDCFWEQNLKTWDTAAGFLIVCEAGGTITDFSNGSYNPEKNEILATNGLIHKEMIELLKL from the coding sequence ATGGACATTGAAGCAATACAAAGAACAGCTATAAAAGCTGCTTTTAGAAGCGGAAAAGTTTTAAAATCCCATTTTGGAGCACTTTCTGAGATAAGAAAAAAAGGAAACATTGACCTTGTAACCAAAGCAGATATTGAGTCTGAAGATATAATAGTAAGAACGATAAGAGAAAGATTTCCTGAACATTATATTTTAGCAGAAGAAAGGGGACTTGAAATGTCTTCTTTATCTTCGTGCAAATGGATAATTGATCCCCTTGATGGAACAACTAATTTCGCGCATAATTTGCCAATGCATGCTGTTTCTATCGCTTTTACAATGAATGATGAGGTTATGGTTGGAGTTATTCTAAATCCTCAAACTGGAGAGCTATTTTCTGCAATTAAAGGCAAAGGCGCTTTTCTCAATAACAGCCCAATACATGTATCAAAATCAGAATATATTTCAGAAAGCCTTTTAGTTACCGGCTTTCCTTATGATTTTAAAGACAATATCAATCCTATTTTAAAACGTTTTGAAACTTGCCTAAAAGCCTCCAGAGGGGTAAGAAGATTAGGTTCAGCAGCCCTTGATCTTTGTTTTGTTGCTTGTGGCCGTTTTGATTGTTTCTGGGAACAAAATCTAAAGACTTGGGACACAGCCGCTGGCTTTTTAATCGTTTGTGAAGCTGGAGGCACTATAACTGACTTTTCTAATGGTTCTTATAACCCAGAAAAAAATGAGATTTTAGCTACAAATGGTTTAATTCATAAAGAAATGATAGAATTATTGAAACTATAA
- the rpsI gene encoding 30S ribosomal protein S9, translating into MEKIVYYATGKRKTAIARTWMKYGNGKVTVNDQPINEYFKLESAESICFQPLNITNSNEKFDIMIKVKGGGSIGQANAIRHGITKALLLVNPELRQVLKKAGFVRRDPRSKERKKYGQRAARARFQFSKR; encoded by the coding sequence ATGGAAAAAATAGTTTATTACGCCACTGGCAAAAGAAAAACAGCGATAGCAAGAACCTGGATGAAATACGGGAATGGAAAAGTTACTGTTAATGACCAGCCAATTAATGAATATTTTAAGCTGGAAAGCGCTGAATCTATATGTTTTCAACCTCTTAACATTACAAATTCAAACGAAAAATTTGATATAATGATAAAAGTTAAAGGGGGCGGCTCAATAGGACAGGCAAACGCTATTCGTCATGGTATAACCAAAGCTTTACTTTTAGTAAACCCTGAATTGCGCCAAGTTTTAAAAAAAGCCGGTTTTGTAAGAAGAGACCCAAGGTCAAAAGAGAGAAAAAAATACGGACAAAGAGCTGCAAGGGCTCGGTTCCAGTTCTCAAAGAGATAA
- a CDS encoding amidohydrolase family protein yields MKIFENAEFISCGEDNQFFNFLIEDKGKIIFTGNNIPQEYVNCKKINLQGKCVIPAFGDTHMHFTSFCQFYSGLDCRKANDFESLMDLIQNYIKDHPYEKTIVGFGCCAYLLKENKIPLRLDLDRFTSQPLLLVKYDGHAAVANTAFIKKMPSSIRKHKSFIEDTGEFLQDAFYKVIDYITRSISIIQVFNNIMKGADYLSQKGISLVHTAEGIGFPLDLDIDLMRIAALGLNQKFRIYFQTMDVKKVVKRKLPCIGGCFATALDGCFGSQDAALKNPYTNNQSNNGVLFYPQEEVTKFVKEAHKQNLQISLHAIGDAAIEQALNAYEEALSEIPKKNHRHIIIHGDMINEKLIERAAKLEICIAPQPPFLYWKEEPMAYLKSILGDRADNLMPLKTMLNAGITIASGSDAPCTIPDPIFGIYAACNHRNSKESLSPLEALKMHTLMCSKLSFDESERGSLEVGKLADFVVLDKNILKIPAQEIKNIQIQEVYFKAEKYNSLKNGIFPFMTNMLKSLNLF; encoded by the coding sequence ATGAAAATATTTGAAAATGCTGAATTCATTTCCTGTGGAGAAGACAATCAATTTTTTAATTTTCTTATTGAGGATAAAGGTAAAATAATTTTTACTGGCAATAATATACCCCAGGAATATGTAAATTGTAAAAAAATAAATTTACAAGGAAAATGTGTTATTCCAGCTTTTGGAGATACTCATATGCACTTTACATCATTTTGCCAATTTTATTCAGGTCTTGACTGCCGTAAAGCTAATGACTTCGAATCTCTTATGGATTTGATTCAAAACTATATAAAAGATCACCCCTATGAAAAAACAATAGTTGGTTTTGGATGCTGCGCATACCTGCTGAAAGAAAATAAAATTCCTTTACGTTTAGATTTAGATAGGTTTACTTCACAACCTTTACTTTTAGTTAAATACGATGGTCACGCCGCGGTTGCGAATACAGCCTTTATAAAAAAAATGCCTTCATCAATACGAAAGCATAAAAGCTTTATAGAAGATACAGGCGAATTTTTACAGGATGCTTTTTATAAGGTTATAGATTATATAACAAGGTCTATTTCCATTATTCAGGTATTTAATAACATAATGAAAGGCGCCGATTATCTTTCACAAAAAGGGATAAGTCTTGTTCACACTGCTGAAGGAATAGGTTTCCCTTTAGACCTTGATATAGATTTGATGCGCATCGCTGCATTAGGATTAAATCAAAAATTTAGAATATATTTTCAAACTATGGATGTAAAAAAAGTAGTTAAAAGAAAGCTACCTTGCATTGGAGGCTGTTTTGCTACAGCCCTTGACGGTTGTTTTGGTTCTCAAGATGCTGCTTTAAAAAATCCTTATACTAATAATCAATCAAATAATGGAGTGCTATTTTATCCCCAAGAAGAAGTTACAAAGTTTGTAAAGGAAGCCCATAAACAAAATTTACAAATATCATTGCATGCTATCGGAGATGCCGCAATTGAACAAGCTTTAAATGCTTATGAAGAAGCCTTATCAGAAATACCAAAAAAGAATCATCGACATATAATCATACATGGGGACATGATTAATGAAAAGCTTATTGAGCGCGCTGCAAAGCTTGAAATATGCATAGCTCCTCAGCCTCCTTTTTTATATTGGAAAGAAGAGCCTATGGCTTATTTAAAAAGTATTCTTGGCGACAGAGCGGATAATTTGATGCCTTTAAAGACAATGTTGAATGCAGGTATAACTATAGCAAGCGGTTCTGACGCGCCTTGTACTATACCTGATCCAATTTTTGGAATATATGCCGCTTGCAATCATCGAAATTCCAAAGAGAGCCTTTCTCCTCTTGAAGCATTAAAAATGCATACATTGATGTGTTCTAAGCTTTCTTTTGACGAATCGGAAAGAGGGAGTCTTGAAGTTGGCAAGCTTGCTGATTTTGTAGTGCTTGATAAAAATATTTTGAAAATACCTGCTCAAGAAATTAAAAATATTCAGATTCAAGAAGTTTATTTCAAAGCAGAGAAGTATAATAGCTTAAAGAATGGAATTTTTCCATTTATGACAAATATGTTGAAATCATTAAATTTATTCTAA
- a CDS encoding alpha/beta hydrolase, with protein MKKIGIILVTLLSLTIGCALVIYFFFPEFLYNSSIQQARKSAGLLKKSINVDGINMVYLEGGKGEQKLVLIHGFGGNKDHWTLFSKFMSDKYHLITPDMPGFGESSKFEDQSYDILSQVNRLKNFVDKLQLKSFHIAGNSMGGHIAALFTIKFPEYVLSLSLLDAAGVKSINKSKLSVFFEKGENPLVVKTTQDFDRLMELAFVKPPIIPGSVKKLFTKEAITNSKLNDKIWKDMKDIPAPLENLLSGITAPVLILWGDKDKILDVSSVPVFEQCIKNYKTVIMKDCGHSPMIERPEETAEHLRNFYTKL; from the coding sequence ATGAAAAAAATAGGTATTATTTTAGTTACCCTTCTATCGCTCACTATTGGATGTGCTCTGGTAATATATTTTTTTTTCCCAGAATTTTTATATAATTCATCAATACAGCAAGCTCGCAAATCAGCGGGCTTATTAAAAAAATCAATTAACGTAGACGGCATTAATATGGTTTACCTTGAAGGAGGAAAAGGCGAACAAAAATTAGTTCTTATCCATGGTTTTGGAGGCAATAAAGACCATTGGACGCTTTTTTCAAAATTTATGTCAGATAAATATCATCTAATTACACCAGACATGCCTGGATTTGGTGAAAGCTCAAAATTTGAAGATCAATCTTATGATATTTTATCTCAGGTTAATCGGTTGAAAAATTTTGTAGATAAATTACAATTAAAATCTTTTCATATTGCCGGAAACTCAATGGGAGGACATATTGCGGCTTTATTTACAATTAAATTTCCAGAATATGTTTTAAGCCTGTCTCTACTTGATGCTGCTGGCGTTAAATCAATTAATAAAAGTAAGCTTTCTGTATTTTTTGAAAAGGGAGAAAATCCCCTTGTTGTAAAAACAACTCAGGATTTTGATAGGCTTATGGAATTAGCATTCGTGAAGCCTCCAATTATTCCTGGCTCAGTAAAAAAACTTTTTACAAAAGAAGCTATTACAAATAGCAAGCTAAACGACAAAATATGGAAAGATATGAAAGACATTCCAGCACCCCTTGAAAATTTATTGAGCGGAATAACAGCACCTGTCTTAATTTTATGGGGAGATAAAGACAAAATTTTAGATGTATCTTCAGTGCCTGTTTTCGAACAATGTATTAAAAATTATAAAACAGTAATCATGAAAGATTGCGGTCATTCTCCAATGATAGAACGTCCAGAAGAAACAGCAGAACATCTCCGTAATTTTTATACAAAACTGTAA
- a CDS encoding B12-binding domain-containing radical SAM protein, with protein sequence MKKNILLINPNWTKSKKEKQFQYNRAWQPLDITIAASMCENKGFKVKIIDNNVEFYSSEQIGIISKKFDKIFVTTSPYDRWQCPHFDITPFFDTIQNIVKDRLYIMGPHVTERYEAFLKYTQAKACILGEPEETIVALCCQQDDNFSEIEGIAYNQDDKIILNSKKNYFSNINEMPYPAFNLLPMTKYYYEFMGENFAILESSRGCPYKCSFCYKGMFGSKVRQKNVFRMIDEVKYVIKKFSVKNIYFLDLEFGLNKNFLTSFCELIIQQKIKLNWCCQTRVNDVDKDILKLMKSAGCSLIHFGIESGSKKILLDIGKNITLSNAQKAVYRSEEAGIRTAVFLNFGFPFETRNDMEKTINFAIKLNPTYVSFHLIAPFPGTEIAKKSDINTESFPINKYPSYNFVHHELMPLKRILMKAYIKFYLRLSYISKFFKYGYKLNIKQILLFLRMLKG encoded by the coding sequence ATGAAAAAGAATATTCTTCTGATAAATCCAAATTGGACTAAATCAAAAAAAGAAAAGCAGTTTCAATATAACAGGGCATGGCAACCTTTAGACATCACTATTGCTGCTTCCATGTGCGAAAACAAAGGCTTTAAAGTAAAAATAATCGATAATAATGTTGAATTTTATTCAAGTGAGCAAATAGGAATTATTTCAAAAAAATTTGATAAAATTTTTGTAACAACGTCTCCTTATGATAGGTGGCAATGCCCTCATTTTGATATTACTCCTTTTTTTGATACAATTCAGAATATTGTGAAAGATCGTTTATATATAATGGGACCTCATGTTACTGAGCGTTACGAAGCTTTTTTAAAATATACTCAAGCAAAAGCCTGTATTTTAGGTGAGCCTGAAGAAACAATTGTGGCACTATGTTGTCAACAAGATGATAACTTTTCAGAAATAGAAGGTATTGCCTATAATCAAGATGATAAAATAATTCTTAATTCTAAAAAAAATTATTTTTCAAATATTAATGAAATGCCTTATCCGGCATTTAATCTTCTTCCCATGACGAAATATTATTATGAATTTATGGGAGAAAATTTTGCTATACTCGAAAGTTCAAGGGGATGTCCATATAAATGCAGTTTTTGTTATAAGGGTATGTTTGGGAGTAAGGTTCGTCAAAAAAATGTTTTTAGAATGATAGATGAAGTTAAGTATGTAATAAAAAAATTTTCCGTTAAAAATATATATTTCTTGGATTTAGAGTTCGGCTTAAATAAAAATTTTTTAACTTCCTTTTGTGAATTGATAATTCAACAAAAAATAAAACTAAACTGGTGCTGCCAGACAAGAGTTAATGATGTTGATAAGGATATATTAAAATTAATGAAAAGCGCTGGATGCTCTTTAATACATTTTGGGATTGAGTCAGGCTCAAAAAAAATTTTATTAGATATCGGGAAAAACATTACATTATCAAACGCTCAAAAGGCTGTATATCGTTCAGAAGAAGCTGGTATTAGAACCGCTGTATTTTTAAATTTTGGTTTTCCGTTTGAAACTCGAAATGATATGGAAAAAACAATAAATTTTGCGATTAAACTTAATCCTACTTATGTTTCATTTCATTTAATTGCTCCATTTCCTGGAACTGAAATAGCAAAAAAATCAGATATAAATACTGAATCGTTTCCTATAAATAAATATCCAAGCTATAATTTTGTGCATCATGAGTTAATGCCTTTAAAACGTATATTAATGAAAGCTTATATAAAATTTTATTTGCGGCTGTCTTATATATCTAAATTTTTCAAGTATGGCTATAAATTGAACATAAAACAGATATTGCTATTTTTAAGGATGCTTAAAGGATGA
- the hflX gene encoding GTPase HflX, which produces MKKIFGNTSGLKPNQIKRLEKLYEHRVPSSSIIDYDYTKRISSLSKEIKRQLGIFIDRSGKIAYIVIGDSNRINIPDLSDYASAKGRLISLRYIHTHLKHEPLSEEDLTDLSLLRLDAVGAITINDFGLPEKIHIGHISPDSFNKNPYQIFPPFPPSQIDIKFDEVIKLLESELEKSWDNIKKDTGKERCILISVTTKSKRIAQESMIELESLSISSGIEVIDTIIQHKDSINPKFLMGKGKINEISIVALQKGATLLVFDQELNPSQIRSITDYVELKVIDRSQLILDIFAQRARTKEGKLQVELAQLKYMLPRLISHKPVLSRLAGGIGTRGPGETKLEMDRRRIKERIAFLEKAINSVQKQRGIEKSKRAKQNIPIVSIIGYTNAGKSTLLNSLTKSDVFVEDRLFATLDPTSRRIKFPQNIDVIITDTVGFIKDLPKDLLVAFRATLEELESADILLHVVDMNDNFYESHIESVEHILEELELKHIPTIMVFNKQDKAETERNDYIKNTHKDSVLISANDSSTLIPLINKIVDLLHVIDKIQK; this is translated from the coding sequence ATGAAAAAAATTTTTGGGAATACGTCTGGCCTAAAACCAAACCAAATAAAAAGACTTGAAAAATTATACGAGCATAGAGTTCCATCTTCATCTATTATTGATTACGATTACACTAAACGCATATCAAGCCTATCTAAAGAAATTAAACGTCAACTTGGTATCTTCATTGATAGATCTGGTAAAATTGCATACATTGTTATCGGTGACTCTAACAGGATAAATATCCCTGACCTTAGCGACTATGCATCAGCTAAAGGACGTTTAATTAGCTTACGGTATATACATACTCATCTAAAACATGAGCCTTTATCAGAAGAAGATTTAACAGACTTATCCCTTTTAAGGCTTGATGCTGTAGGCGCCATAACTATAAATGATTTTGGACTGCCTGAAAAAATTCATATAGGCCATATTTCTCCTGATTCTTTTAATAAAAATCCGTATCAAATATTTCCTCCTTTTCCTCCAAGCCAAATAGACATAAAATTTGATGAAGTTATTAAACTTCTTGAATCAGAGCTTGAAAAATCTTGGGACAATATAAAAAAAGATACAGGTAAAGAAAGATGTATTTTAATTAGCGTTACAACTAAATCCAAGCGAATAGCCCAAGAATCTATGATAGAATTAGAATCCCTATCCATATCAAGCGGGATTGAAGTTATAGACACTATTATCCAGCATAAAGATTCCATTAACCCTAAATTTCTTATGGGAAAAGGAAAGATAAATGAAATCTCTATAGTTGCTTTACAAAAAGGCGCTACTTTGCTGGTATTTGACCAGGAGCTAAATCCTTCCCAAATACGTTCTATAACTGACTATGTGGAGCTTAAGGTTATAGATAGAAGCCAACTAATTCTCGATATTTTTGCCCAAAGAGCAAGAACAAAAGAAGGAAAATTACAAGTAGAATTAGCTCAATTAAAGTATATGCTTCCAAGACTAATCTCGCATAAGCCCGTTTTATCAAGGCTTGCTGGAGGAATTGGAACAAGAGGCCCTGGTGAAACCAAGTTGGAAATGGACAGACGAAGAATAAAAGAAAGAATAGCTTTCTTGGAAAAGGCTATAAATTCAGTTCAAAAACAAAGGGGCATTGAAAAATCTAAAAGAGCAAAACAAAATATCCCAATTGTATCAATAATAGGATACACTAACGCTGGAAAATCGACTCTTTTAAATAGCTTAACAAAAAGTGATGTATTTGTTGAAGACCGCCTTTTTGCAACCTTAGACCCAACAAGCAGAAGAATAAAGTTTCCTCAAAATATTGATGTCATAATTACTGACACAGTTGGTTTTATTAAGGATTTACCAAAAGATTTATTGGTAGCATTTCGCGCTACTTTAGAAGAGCTCGAATCCGCAGATATACTTTTGCACGTTGTGGATATGAACGATAATTTTTATGAAAGTCATATTGAATCAGTTGAGCACATACTTGAGGAGCTTGAATTAAAGCATATTCCTACAATCATGGTTTTTAACAAGCAGGATAAAGCGGAAACAGAAAGAAACGATTATATAAAAAATACCCACAAAGACAGTGTATTAATATCAGCGAATGATAGCTCAACTTTAATTCCCCTTATAAATAAAATTGTTGATTTACTTCACGTAATAGATAAAATACAAAAATAA
- the rplM gene encoding 50S ribosomal protein L13 has product MKKYTYSAKRLDNKEKWYVVDAEGAILGRLASKIASRIRGKNNPLYTTHADVGDWIVVVNAEKIVMTGKKWDQKCYYRHSGYIGGLTTTTAKTLLEKSPEDIIRFAVKGMLPKTKLGRTMIQKLKVYTGDKHPHEAQKPELLKL; this is encoded by the coding sequence GTGAAAAAATATACTTATAGTGCAAAAAGATTAGACAACAAAGAAAAATGGTATGTAGTTGATGCAGAGGGAGCGATATTAGGACGGCTCGCATCAAAGATTGCATCAAGAATTAGAGGCAAAAATAATCCTCTATACACCACACATGCAGATGTAGGTGACTGGATTGTAGTTGTTAATGCTGAAAAAATAGTTATGACCGGAAAAAAATGGGATCAAAAGTGTTATTATCGTCATAGTGGTTATATTGGCGGTTTAACAACAACTACTGCTAAAACACTTTTGGAAAAGAGTCCTGAAGACATAATTCGTTTTGCAGTCAAAGGGATGTTGCCAAAGACAAAATTAGGCAGAACAATGATTCAAAAATTAAAAGTTTATACTGGTGATAAGCATCCCCATGAAGCTCAAAAACCAGAGCTATTAAAGTTATAA